The following coding sequences lie in one Glycine max cultivar Williams 82 chromosome 19, Glycine_max_v4.0, whole genome shotgun sequence genomic window:
- the LOC100811631 gene encoding endoribonuclease Dicer homolog 1: protein MEDGSRVPAGDDPSYWLDACEDISCDDFIDFDVSSIVVSDQPDNPSNQDFFGGIDKILDSIKNGAGLPLNHAAAEPPSNVTAAASGGAEVCLPSNATPEDSFDHSGGAALSNGSSKQSNGNETGVLVDYSQERGTPTLNGGLDFDGEERCSKRARLGGYNNDRPYHGRGNYQGKERERCFSNNRKRPRGGRDEIDRRDKDGGGRKREHCGAVGRRDVRDRDWRDRETRGYWERDKSGSTDMVFRTGAWEPDCNREDKMAIDMKLEKNGNLDKKSEEAKERVPEEKARQYQLDVLEQAKRKNTIAFLETGAGKTLIAVLLIKSIQESLHKQNKKMLAVFLVPKVPLVYQQAEVIRERTGYQVGHYCGEMGQDFWDARRWQREFDTKHVLVMTAQILLNILRHSIIKMEAINLLILDECHHAVKKHPYSLVMSEFYHTTPKENRPSVFGMTASPVNLKGVSSQVDCAIKIRNLESKLDSIVCTIKDRKELEKHVPMPSEVVVEYDKAASLCYLHEQIKQMEVEVEEAAKCSSRRSKWQFMGARDAGAKEELRQVYGVSERTESDGAANLIQKLRAVNYALGELGQWCAYKVAQSFLAALQNDERANYQLDVKFQETYLSKVVSLLKCQLSEGAVSDKNAGIDDSENGAVQSGSEHEEMEEGELPDSHVVSGGEHVDVIIGAAVADGKVTPKVQALIKILLKYQHTEDFRAIIFVERVVSALVLPKVFAELPSLSFVKCASLIGHNNSQEMRTYQMQDTIAKFRDGRVTLLVATSVAEEGLDIRQCNVVIRFDLAKTVLAYIQSRGRARKPGSDYILMVERDNLSHEAFLRNARNSEETLRKEAIERTDLSHLKDTSRLISVDTRPGTVYQVKSTGAVVSLNSAVGLIHFYCSQLPSDRYSILRPEFIMERHEKPGGPTEYSCKLQLPCNAPFENLEGPICSSMRLAQQAVCLAACKKLHEMGAFTDMLLPDKGSGGEKEKDEQTDEGDPLPGTARHREFYPEGVADILKGEWILSGKDACNNSKLLHLYMYAVKCENLGHSKDPFLTQVSNFAVLFGNELDAEVLSMSMDLFIARTVTTKSSLVFRGLISITESQLASLKSFHVRLMSIVLDVDVEPSTTPWDPAKAYLFVPMVGDKSVDPTNQIDWHLVETIIGADAWKNPLQKARPDVYLGTNERTLGGDRREYGFGKLRHGMAFGQKSHPTYGIRGAVAQFDVVKASGLVPNRDAMQTQKHINMTTNGKLMMADTCTNAEDLIGKIVTAAHSGKRFYVDSIRYDMSAENSFPRKEGYLGPLEYSSYADYYKQKYGVDLIYRQQPLIRGRGVSYCKNLLSPRFEHSEAHEGESEETHDKTYYVFLPPELCLVHPLPGSLVRGAQRLPSIMRRVESMLLAVQLKNMINYPVQASKILEALTAASCQETFCYERAELLGDAYLKWVVSRFLFLKYPQKHEGQLTRMRQQMVSNMVLYQYALSKGLQSYIQADRFAPSRWAAPGVLPVFDEDTKDGESSLFDQERSISKIERMDCHTDGYEDEMEDGELESDSSSYRVLSSKTLADVVEALIGVYYVEGGKNAANHLMKWMGIQIEFDPDTMDCTRKPFNVPDSILRSVDFDALEGALNMKFKDRGLLVESITHASRPSSGVSCYQRLEFVGDAVLDHLITRHLFFTYTNLPPGRLTDLRAAAVNNENFARVAVKHNLHVHLRHGSSALEKQIKEFVKEVQDELSKPGFNSFGLGDCKAPKVLGDILESIAGAIFLDSGRDTTVVWKVFQPLLHPMVTPETLPMHPVRELQERCQQQAEGLEYKASRIGNLATVEVFIDGVQVGAAQNPQKKMAQKLAARNALAALKEKEVGKTQEKNDDNGKKNGNQTFTRQTLNDICLRRNWPMPFYRCVNEGGPAHAKRFTFAVRVNTTDKGWTDECVGEPMPSVKKAKDSAAVLLLELLNKLYS, encoded by the exons atggaggACGGGAGTAGGGTTCCGGCGGGGGATGACCCGTCTTACTGGCTGGATGCGTGTGAGGACATATCGTGTGATGatttcattgattttgatgtctcTTCCATCGTCGTCTCTGACCAGCCTGACAACCCTTCCAATCAGGACTTCTTCGGTGGCATTGATAAGATTTTGGACAGCATCAAGAACGGTGCTGGTCTCCCTCTCAATCATGCTGCTGCTGAACCACCCAGTAATGTCACTGCAGCAGCATCAGGAGGAGCAGAAGTGTGCTTGCCTTCCAATGCCACTCCGGAGGATTCTTTTGACCATTCTGGTGGCGCTGCTCTGAGTAACGGCTCCAGTAAGCAGTCTAATGGGAACGAAACGGGAGTTTTGGTTGATTATTCTCAGGAAAGGGGGACACCCACTCTGAATGGAGGCCTTGATTTTGATGGTGAAGAAAGGTGCAGCAAAAGGGCTCGGCTTGGTGGCTACAATAATGATCGGCCTTATCATGGTAGAGGGAATTATCAAGGCAAGGAGAGGGAGAGGTGTTTTAGTAATAACAGGAAGAGGCCGCGGGGGGGTAGGGATGAAATTGATAGGAGGGATAAGGATGGTGGTGGAAGGAAAAGAGAACATTGTGGTGCTGTTGGCAGGAGGGATGTTAGAGATAGGGATTGGAGGGATAGAGAAACTAGGGGTTACTGGGAGAGGGATAAGTCTGGTTCCACTGATATGGTCTTTCGCACGGGTGCTTGGGAACCTGATTGTAATCGAGAAGACAAAATGGCGATTGACATGAAACTGGAGAAAAATGGAAACCTTGATAAGAAGTCCGAGGAGGCTAAGGAGAGGGTTCCTGAGGAAAAAGCTAGACAGTATCAGTTGGATGTTCTTGAGCAGGCAAAGAGGAAAAATACTATAGCTTTTCTTGAAACTGGAGCAGGGAAAACCTTAATTGCTGTTCTTCTCATTAAAAGTATACAGGAGAGTTTGCATaagcaaaataagaaaatgCTTGCAGTATTTTTAGTTCCAAAAGTTCCACTTGTTTACCAG CAAGCCGAAGTAATTCGTGAGCGGACTGGTTATCAAGTAGGCCACTATTGTGGAGAAATGGGGCAGGATTTTTGGGATGCTCGAAGGTGGCAGCGTGAATTTGACACCAAAcat GTTTTAGTCATGACTGCTCAAATTCTTTTGAACATTTTGAGGCATAGCATAATAAAAATGGAAGCAATCAATCTCTTGATTCTGGATGAGTGCCACCATGCTGTGAAAAAACACCCATATTCACTGGTGATGTCTGAGTTCTACCATACAACACCCAAAGAGAACAGGCCATCTGTATTTGGAATGACTGCTTCTCCTGTTAACTTGAAGG GTGTCTCCAGCCAAGTAGATTGTGCAATAAAAATTCGTAATCTTGAAAGTAAGCTAGATTCTATAGTTTGCACCATTAAAGATCGTAAGGAGCTGGAGAAACATGTACCGATGCCCTCTGAAGTTGTGGTGGAGTATGATAAAGCTGCCAGTTTATGTTATCTACACGAGCAGATAAAGCAGATGGAGGTTGAAGTTGAAGAAGCTGCAAAATGTAGTTCAAGAAGAAGCAAATGGCAGTTTATGGGAGCTAGAGATGCTGGAGCTAAGGAAGAGCTGCGCCAAGTATATGGTGTTTCTGAAAGAACAGAAAGCGATGGAGCTGCAAACCTAATTCAGAAGTTGAGAGCTGTTAATTATGCACTTGGTGAACTGGGACAATGGTGTGCATATAAG GTTGCACAATCCTTTTTAGCAGCTTTGCAAAATGATGAAAGGGCCAACTACCAGCTTGATGTCAAGTTTCAGGAAACTTATCTGAGTAAAGTTGTTTCACTTCTGAAATGCCAACTGTCGGAGGGTGCAGTTTCTGACAAAAATGCTGGTATTGATGACTCAGAGAATGGTGCAGTTCAAAGTGGCTCTGAACATGAAGAGATGGAAGAAGGAGAGCTTCCAGACAGTCATG TTGTCTCTGGCGGGGAGCATGTGGATGTTATTATAGGAGCTGCTGTGGCTGATGGCAAGGTGACCCCCAAGGTGCAGGCACTAATCAAAATACTTCTCAAGTATCAGCATACAGAAGATTTCCGTGCAATCATCTTTGTTGAACGTGTTGTGTCTGCATTAGTTCTGCCCAAG GTCTTTGCAGAGCTTCCATCACTTAGTTTTGTGAAGTGTGCAAGTTTGATTGGTCACAATAACAGTCAGGAAATGCGGACCTACCAAATGCAGGATACAATTGCCAAATTCCGTGATGGGCGG GTCACATTGTTGGTTGCCACTAGTGTTGCTGAAGAAGGACTTGATATCCGTCAATGCAATGTCGTTATTCGCTTTGACCTTGCAAAGACTGTTCTGGCATACATACAATCCAGGGGACGTGCTAGAAAGCCTGGATCTGATTACATCCTGATGGTTGAGAG GGACAATTTATCACATGAAGCATTCCTAAGGAATGCCAGGAACAGTGAGGAAACTTTGCGCAAAGAAGCAATAGAGAGAACAGACCTTAGTCATCTGAAGGACACTTCAAGGTTGATCTCTGTTGACACCCGGCCTGGAACAGTTTACCAGGTGAAGTCAACTGGGGCAGTTGTGAGCCTAAATTCTGCTGTAGGTCTTATCCACTTCTACTGCTCTCAGCTACCTAGTGACAG ATATTCAATTCTTCGCCCTGAATTTATTATGGAGAGGCACGAAAAACCTGGAGGTCCCACAGAATATTCTTGCAAGCTTCAACTACCATGTAATGCACCCTTTGAAAATCTTGAGGGTCCAATATGCAGTTCTATGCGTCTGGCACAACAG gCTGTTTGTCTGGCTGCTTGCAAGAAACTGCATGAGATGGGTGCATTCACTGACATGCTATTGCCTGATAAAGGAAGTgggggagaaaaagaaaaggatgaaCAAACTGATGAAGGAGATCCACTTCCAGGGACTGCTAGACATAGGGAGTTCTACCCTGAAGGTGTGGCTGACATACTGAAG GGAGAATGGATCTTATCTGGAAAAGATGCTTGCAACAACTCCAAATTGCTTCATCTTTATATGTATGCTGTGAAGTGTGAAAATCTAGGCCATTCAAAGGATCCGTTCTTGACTCAAGTTTCAAATTTTGCAGTACTTTTTGGCAATGAGCTGGATGCAGAG GTGTTATCGATGTCAATGGATCTATTTATCGCTCGAACTGTGACTACAAAGTCATCTCTTGTCTTTAGGGGGTTGATAAGTATCACTGAGAGTCAG CTGGCATCCCTGAAAAGCTTTCATGTAAGATTAATGAGCATTGTCTTGGATGTGGATGTTGAACCATCTACCACTCCTTGGGATCCTGCAAAGGCATATTTGTTTGTCCCAATGGTTGGCGATAAGTCTGTAGATCCTACGAACCAAATTGACTGGCATCTGGTTGAGACAATAATTGGAGCTGATGCATGGAAGAATCCCCTCCAGAAAGCTCGACCAGATGTTTACCTTGGTACTAATGAGAGAACATTAGGTGGAGACAGAAGGGAATATGGATTTGGGAAATTGCGTCATGGCATGGCTTTTGGGCAAAAATCACATCCTACCTATGGAATCAGAGGAGCTGTGGCCCAATTTGATGTGGTGAAAGCTTCAGGATTGGTTCCTAACAGAGATGCCATGCAAACACAAAAGCACATCAATATGACTACCAATGGAAAATTAATGATGGCGGATACCTGTACTAATGCAGAGGATCTGATTGGGAAAATTGTAACTGCTGCTCATTCAGGGAAGAGGTTTTATGTTGATTCAATACGCTATGACATGTCAGCAGAGAACTCTTTCCCTAGGAAAGAAGGTTATCTTGGTCCTCTGGAGTACAGTTCATATGCTGATTACTACAAGCAAAA GTATGGGGTTGATTTGATTTACAGGCAGCAACCTCTTATAAGAGGGCGTGGTGTATCATACTGCAAGAATCTTCTGTCCCCTCGATTTGAGCACAGTGAAG CTCATGAAGGTGAATCCGAAGAGACACATGACAAAACTTATTATGTTTTTCTTCCTCCTGAGCTATGCCTTGTACACCCATTGCCTGGATCACTTGTCCGTGGTGCCCAGAGGTTGCCTTCAATAATGAGGAGGGTTGAAAGTATGCTACTTGCAGTTCAACTTaagaatatgataaattatCCTGTCCAGGCTTCAAAG ATCTTGGAAGCCTTGACTGCCGCCTCTTGCCAGGAGACATTCTGCTATGAAAGGGCAGAGCTTCTTGGAGATGCTTACCTGAAATGGGTTGTTAGTCGATTTCTTTTCCTAAAATATCCACAGAAACATGAAGGTCAACTTACTAGGATGAGACAACAAATGGTCAGTAACATGGTATTATATCAGTATGCATTAAGTAAAGGGCTTCAATCATATATTCAAGCAGATCGTTTTGCTCCATCCAGATGGGCAGCTCCTGGGGTGCTGCCTGTCTTTGATGAGGATACCAAGGATGGGGAGTCATCTTTGTTTGACCAGGAGCGATCCATTTCCAAGATCGAGAGGATGGATTGTCACACGGATGGATATGAGGATGAGATGGAAGATGGTGAGCTTGAGAGTGATTCAAGTTCTTACAGAGTTCTATCCAGTAAGACACTTGCAGATGTTGTGGAAGCACTAATTGGGGTATATTATGTAGAAGGTGGTAAGAATGCTGCCAACCACCTTATGAAATGGATGGGCATTCAAATAGAGTTTGATCCTGATACAATGGATTGTACAAGAAAGCCATTTAATGTTCCAGATAGCATACTTAGGAGTGTTGATTTTGATGCTTTAGAAGGTGCTTTAAATATGAAGTTTAAAGACAGGGGACTGCTGGTAGAATCCATAACTCATGCCTCCAGGCCATCTTCAGGAGTATCCTGTTATCAGCGGTTGGAGTTTGTTGGTGATGCTGTCTTGGATCATCTTATTACCAGGCACTTGTTTTTCACTTACACAAATCTGCCACCGGGACGTCTGACTGACCTTCGGGCTGCTGCTGTAAACAATGAAAATTTTGCGCGTGTTGCAGTTAAACACAACCTTCATGTGCATCTCCGGCATGGATCCAGTGCCCTAGAAAAACAG ATTAAAGAATTTGTTAAGGAAGTTCAAGATGAATTGTCAAAGCCAGGTTTTAATTCCTTTGGTCTGGGAGACTGCAAAGCCCCCAAGGTCCTTGGTGACATTCTTGAATCTATTGCAGGTGCCATTTTTCTTGACAGTGGGAGGGATACTACTGTTGTTTGGAAG GTTTTTCAGCCTCTTTTGCATCCTATGGTTACCCCTGAGACTCTGCCAATGCATCCTGTGCGTGAGCTGCAAGAGCGGTGCCAGCAGCAAGCTGAAGGCTTAGAGTATAAAGCAAGTCGTATTGGCAATTTGGCCACTGTTGAAGTATTCATTGATGGGGTGCAAGTAGGGGCTGCTCAAAATCCACAGAAAAAAATGGCGCAGAAATTAGCTGCAAGAAATGCCCTTGCTGCTTTGAAAGAGAAGGAGGTGGGAAAAACTCAGGAAAAGAATGATGACAATGGGAAGAAGAATGGAAACCAAACATTTACTAGGCAAACATTAAATGATATCTGTTTACGAAGAAATTGGCCTATGCCATTTTACAG GTGTGTGAATGAGGGTGGTCCAGCACATGCAAAGAGGTTTACATTTGCAGTGCGTGTCAATACTACTGATAAAGGATGGACAGATGAATGTGTTGGAGAGCCAATGCCAAGTGTCAAGAAGGCCAAAGACTCAGCTGCTGTTCTTCTCTTAGAACTACTGAACAAATTATACTCGTGA
- the LOC100811094 gene encoding soluble inorganic pyrophosphatase 1, translating to MSDNGEEAGENRPVPRLNERILSSLSRRSVAAHPWHDLEIGPEAPQIFNCVVEITKGSKVKYELDKKTGLIKVDRVLYSSVVYPHNYGFIPRTLCEDNDPIDVLVLMQEPVLPGCFLRARAIGLMPMIDGGEKDDKIIAVCADDPEYKHFTDYRELAPHRISEIRRFFEDYKKNEHKEVAVNDFLPASVAIDAIQYSMDLYAEYILHTLRR from the exons ATGAGTGACAATGGTGAAGAAGCTGGAGAAAATCGTCCAGTTCCCCGTTTGAATGAAAGGATTCTTTCATCATTGTCAAGGAGATCAGTAGCTGCTCATCCTTGGCATGATCTAGAAATTG GACCTGAGGCTCCCCAGATTTTCAATTGT GTTGTGGAGATCACTAAAGGAAGCAAGGTCAAGTATGAACTTGACAAGAAGACTGGATTGATTAAG GTTGATCGGGTTTTGTATTCATCAGTTGTTTATCCACATAACTATGGTTTTATCCCTCGCACACTGTGTGAAGACAATGATCCAATTGATGTTTTGGTTCTCATGCAG GAGCCAGTTCTTCCTGGATGTTTCCTGCGAGCAAGGGCCATTGGACTGATGCCCATGATTGACGGG GGAGAGAAAGATGATAAAATCATTGCAGTGTGTGCTGATGACCCAGAATATAAGCACTTTACTGACTATAGAGAACTTGCACCTCATCGCATCTCCGAGATCCGACGCTTCTTTGAAGACT ACAAAAAGAATGAGCACAAGGAAGTGGCAGTTAATGATTTTTTACCTGCAAGCGTTGCTATTGATGCCATCCAGTACTCAAT GGATCTCTACGCAGAGTATATTCTGCACACCTTGAGGCGATAG